One genomic segment of Paenibacillus durus includes these proteins:
- a CDS encoding Na(+)/H(+) antiporter subunit C — translation MELIMAVAVGILFMIGVYLILSKSLLRIILGTSLLTHGVHLLLLTMAGLKTGAAPVLSDKAEAYVDPLPQALILTSIVISFGVSAFFLVLAYRAHQTLGTDDMDSIKGDKP, via the coding sequence ATGGAATTAATAATGGCCGTTGCGGTCGGGATTTTATTTATGATTGGAGTATATCTGATTCTGTCGAAGAGCCTTCTGCGCATAATCTTGGGCACGTCCTTGCTAACACATGGCGTCCATCTGCTTCTTCTGACAATGGCCGGACTTAAGACAGGCGCAGCGCCGGTGCTCAGCGATAAAGCAGAAGCCTATGTTGATCCCCTGCCGCAGGCGTTAATTCTAACCTCGATCGTGATCAGCTTTGGAGTCAGCGCCTTTTTCCTCGTCCTTGCTTACCGGGCGCACCAAACTTTGGGAACGGATGATATGGACAGCATCAAGGGGGATAAACCATGA